The Schistosoma haematobium chromosome 7, whole genome shotgun sequence genome contains a region encoding:
- the ND42_1 gene encoding NADH dehydrogenase [ubiquinone] 1 alpha subcomplex subunit 10, mitochondrial, variant 2 (EggNog:ENOG410V70S~COG:C), which translates to MTYRVSGLLQRSGKILKGCYYGTLKLAVDGSIKRAKPPNYDFFSSGNNYLRFLFDNTKTMDRFNDNSKVIVVEGNIASGKSNVAAKLAKYLDMEYFPDPTEDDIYVYRNVEPNFDIRCHNFLLPDYAKYYTCEMFWNEPDLINKGKGLYLQYHFYLRRYWNYLRALCHLFNTGQGVVIDRSPFSEFIFAEAMHKCNYLSERGKFLLISF; encoded by the exons ATGACCTATAGAGTTTCAGGACTGTTGCAGAGGAGCGGCAAAATATTAAAAGGATGTTATTACGGCACCTTGAAGCTTGCAGTAGATGGCAGTATAAAGCGTGCCAAACCACCTAATTATGATTTCTTTAGCTCTGGAAATAATTACCTAAGATTCCTATTTGATAATACTAAAACTATGGACCGATTTAACGATAATTCAAAAGTAATAGTGGTCGAAGGTAATATTGCCTCCGGAAAATCTAACGTCGCTGCTAAGTTGGCTAAATATCTTGATATGGAGTATTTTCCTGACCCAACTGAAGACGACATATATGTTTATAGAAATGTGGAGCCAAATTTTGATATTCGCTGTCACAACTTTTTGCTTCCTGATTATGCAAAATACTATACATGTGAAATGTTTTGGAATGAACCGGATCTCATAAATAAAGGAAAAGGACTATATCTTCAATACCATTTCTACTTAAGACGTTATTGGAATTACTTAAGAGCATTATGTCATTTATTTAATACAG GTCAAGGCGTTGTGATTGACCGAAGTCCGTTTTCAGAGTTTATATTCGCTGAAGCCATGCATAAGTGCAATTATCTGTCAGAACGGGGTAAATTTTTGTTGATATCTTTTTAA